One part of the Parambassis ranga chromosome 8, fParRan2.1, whole genome shotgun sequence genome encodes these proteins:
- the slc29a4a gene encoding equilibrative nucleoside transporter 4 isoform X2: protein MGSVGAERRRPTPVQTPEERDVWRDGGRAGWRDAGRDGWREGRESGVVQSYSFDSYQLEEEEISKDAPERGVLALSEPDFEEPIPDDRYHGIYFAMLLAGVGFLLPYNSFITDVDYLHQKFKGTSIVFDMSLTYILVALLAVILNNVLVERLSMHTRITVGYILALGPLVFVSVFDVWLEKFTLRQAYIINLVSVGVVAFGCTVQQSSFYGYMGMLPKRYTQGVMTGESTAGVIISLSRIFTKLLIKDEKKNTLIFFLVSISMEMLCFLLHLLVRRSRFVRYYTSHAQGKGPGKCHDPRDNGTGYRVHHDVTAEEGNGGTGAPSSTEEGVEDFAGGTYVRFDAPKAKIRRSWPGVRDMILHRYVVSRLIWTYMLSIAVTYSITLCLFPGLESEIRNPTLGEWLPILIMAIFNMSDFVGKILAALPYDWSGGRLLFFSCLRVVFIPLFVMCVYPVSAPTLSHPTWPCLFSLFMGVTNGYFGSVPMIQAAGKVPPEQRELAGNTMTVSYMTGLMVGSAVAYAAYSFIAPATGTHLATLHTPANATGY, encoded by the exons ATGGGGTCGGTGGGCGCAGAGCGCCGCAGGCCCACACCGGTCCAGACACCCGAGGAAAGGGATGtgtggagggatggaggaagaGCCGGATGGAGGGATGCAGGGAGGGACGGGtggagagagggaagggagaGCGGCGTGGTGCAGAGCTACAGCTTCGACTCGtaccagctggaggaggaggagatcagTAAAGACGCCCCAGAGCGAGGAGTGCTGGCTCTGTCTGAACCTG ACTTTGAGGAGCCGATCCCTGATGACCGTTACCATGGCATCTATTTTGCGATGCTATTGGCTGGAGTGGGTTTCCTGCTTCCCTACAACAGCTTCATTACAGATGTGGATTACCTGCACCAGAAGTTTAAAg GGACGTCCATTGTGTTCGACATGAGCCTGACGTACATCCTGGTTGCTCTGCTGGCTGTGATCCTCAACAACGTGCTGGTGGAGAGGCTCAGCATGCACACCAGGATCACAGTCG gttACATCTTAGCTCTGGGCCCGCTGGTTTTCGTCAGCGTGTTTGACGTCTGGCTGGAGAAGTTCACCCTCAGGCAGGCTTACATCATCAACCTGGTGTCCGTGGGAGTGGTGGCCTTCGGATGTACAG TGCAGCAGTCCAGTTTCTATGGTTACATGGGGATGCTGCCCAAGAGGTACACTCAGGGGGTGATGACTGGAGAGA GCACAGCTGGGGTGATCATCTCGCTGTCTCGTATCTTCACTAAACTGCTGATCAAAGACGAGAAAAAGAACACGCTCATCTTCTTCCTGGTCTCCATCAGCATGGAGATGCTGTGTTTCCTGCTTCACCTGCTGGTCCGACGCTCGCGGTTTGTCCGATACTACACCAGCCACGCTCAGGGCAAAGGGCCGGGCAAATGTCACGATCCCCGGGACAACGGGACGGGATACAGGGTCCACCATGATGTCACTGCAGAGGAA GGAAACGGTGGGACAGGAGCACCGTCCTCTACAGAGGAAGGCGTCGAGGACTTCGCCGGTGGTACCTATGTAAGATTCGACGCCCCGAAAGCCAAGATCCGGAGGAGCTGGCCCGGCGTCCGCG ACATGATCCTGCATCGCTACGTGGTGTCCCGGCTGATCTGGACCTACATGCTGTCCATAGCTGTGACCTACAGCATCACCCTGTGTCTGTTCCCCGGACTGGAGTCTGAGATACGAAACCCCACTTTAGGGGAGTGGCTCCCCATCCTCATCATGGCCATCTTCAACATGTCAGACTTTGTCGGGAAG ATCCTGGCAGCGCTGCCGTACGACTGGTCCGGAGGCCgcctgctcttcttctcctgccTGCGGGTGGTCTTCATCCCTCTGTTCGTCATGTGCGTGTACCCGGTCAGCGCTCCCACCCTGTCCCATCCCACCTGGCCAtgtctcttctccctcttcatGGGAGTCACCAACGGGTATTTCGGGTCCGTGCCAATGATCCAGGCTGCTGGCAAGGTGCCACCTGAACAGAGGGAGCTGGCAG gGAACACCATGACGGTGTCCTACATGACGGGCCTGATGGTCGGCTCTGCTGTGGCGTATGCGGCGTACAGCTTCATCGCTCCGGCAACGGGAACACACCTCGCCACGCTACACACGCCTGCCAACGCTACAGGGTATTGA
- the slc29a4a gene encoding equilibrative nucleoside transporter 4 isoform X1 — protein sequence MGSVGAERRRPTPVQTPEERDVWRDGGRAGWRDAGRDGWREGRESGVVQSYSFDSYQLEEEEISKDAPERGVLALSEPDFEEPIPDDRYHGIYFAMLLAGVGFLLPYNSFITDVDYLHQKFKGTSIVFDMSLTYILVALLAVILNNVLVERLSMHTRITVGYILALGPLVFVSVFDVWLEKFTLRQAYIINLVSVGVVAFGCTVQQSSFYGYMGMLPKRYTQGVMTGESTAGVIISLSRIFTKLLIKDEKKNTLIFFLVSISMEMLCFLLHLLVRRSRFVRYYTSHAQGKGPGKCHDPRDNGTGYRVHHDVTAEEVRFGNGGTGAPSSTEEGVEDFAGGTYVRFDAPKAKIRRSWPGVRDMILHRYVVSRLIWTYMLSIAVTYSITLCLFPGLESEIRNPTLGEWLPILIMAIFNMSDFVGKILAALPYDWSGGRLLFFSCLRVVFIPLFVMCVYPVSAPTLSHPTWPCLFSLFMGVTNGYFGSVPMIQAAGKVPPEQRELAGNTMTVSYMTGLMVGSAVAYAAYSFIAPATGTHLATLHTPANATGY from the exons ATGGGGTCGGTGGGCGCAGAGCGCCGCAGGCCCACACCGGTCCAGACACCCGAGGAAAGGGATGtgtggagggatggaggaagaGCCGGATGGAGGGATGCAGGGAGGGACGGGtggagagagggaagggagaGCGGCGTGGTGCAGAGCTACAGCTTCGACTCGtaccagctggaggaggaggagatcagTAAAGACGCCCCAGAGCGAGGAGTGCTGGCTCTGTCTGAACCTG ACTTTGAGGAGCCGATCCCTGATGACCGTTACCATGGCATCTATTTTGCGATGCTATTGGCTGGAGTGGGTTTCCTGCTTCCCTACAACAGCTTCATTACAGATGTGGATTACCTGCACCAGAAGTTTAAAg GGACGTCCATTGTGTTCGACATGAGCCTGACGTACATCCTGGTTGCTCTGCTGGCTGTGATCCTCAACAACGTGCTGGTGGAGAGGCTCAGCATGCACACCAGGATCACAGTCG gttACATCTTAGCTCTGGGCCCGCTGGTTTTCGTCAGCGTGTTTGACGTCTGGCTGGAGAAGTTCACCCTCAGGCAGGCTTACATCATCAACCTGGTGTCCGTGGGAGTGGTGGCCTTCGGATGTACAG TGCAGCAGTCCAGTTTCTATGGTTACATGGGGATGCTGCCCAAGAGGTACACTCAGGGGGTGATGACTGGAGAGA GCACAGCTGGGGTGATCATCTCGCTGTCTCGTATCTTCACTAAACTGCTGATCAAAGACGAGAAAAAGAACACGCTCATCTTCTTCCTGGTCTCCATCAGCATGGAGATGCTGTGTTTCCTGCTTCACCTGCTGGTCCGACGCTCGCGGTTTGTCCGATACTACACCAGCCACGCTCAGGGCAAAGGGCCGGGCAAATGTCACGATCCCCGGGACAACGGGACGGGATACAGGGTCCACCATGATGTCACTGCAGAGGAAGTAAGATTt GGAAACGGTGGGACAGGAGCACCGTCCTCTACAGAGGAAGGCGTCGAGGACTTCGCCGGTGGTACCTATGTAAGATTCGACGCCCCGAAAGCCAAGATCCGGAGGAGCTGGCCCGGCGTCCGCG ACATGATCCTGCATCGCTACGTGGTGTCCCGGCTGATCTGGACCTACATGCTGTCCATAGCTGTGACCTACAGCATCACCCTGTGTCTGTTCCCCGGACTGGAGTCTGAGATACGAAACCCCACTTTAGGGGAGTGGCTCCCCATCCTCATCATGGCCATCTTCAACATGTCAGACTTTGTCGGGAAG ATCCTGGCAGCGCTGCCGTACGACTGGTCCGGAGGCCgcctgctcttcttctcctgccTGCGGGTGGTCTTCATCCCTCTGTTCGTCATGTGCGTGTACCCGGTCAGCGCTCCCACCCTGTCCCATCCCACCTGGCCAtgtctcttctccctcttcatGGGAGTCACCAACGGGTATTTCGGGTCCGTGCCAATGATCCAGGCTGCTGGCAAGGTGCCACCTGAACAGAGGGAGCTGGCAG gGAACACCATGACGGTGTCCTACATGACGGGCCTGATGGTCGGCTCTGCTGTGGCGTATGCGGCGTACAGCTTCATCGCTCCGGCAACGGGAACACACCTCGCCACGCTACACACGCCTGCCAACGCTACAGGGTATTGA
- the atp5mf gene encoding ATP synthase F(0) complex subunit f, mitochondrial produces the protein MADRPVPVVEKQLMDVKLGQLGNWLGGRDFTPNGILNAIRRGHDRYYNKYINVKKGGIGGVAMLLAGYVVLSYIWEYDHIKHDRWRKYH, from the exons ATGGCGGACAGACCAG TTCCCGTAGTTGAGAAGCAGCTGATGGATGTGAAGCTGGGTCAGCTGGGAAACTGGCTCGGAGGCCGAGACTTCACTCCCAACGGCATCCTGAATGCCATCCGCAGGG GCCACGACAGATACTACAACAAGTACATTAATGTGAAGAAGGGCGGCATCGGTGGCGTTGCTATGTTGCTCGCCGGTTATGTGGTACTCAGCTACATATGGGAATACGACCACATCA AGCACGACCGCTGGAGGAAGTACCACTGA
- the cpsf4 gene encoding cleavage and polyadenylation specificity factor subunit 4, whose amino-acid sequence MQDLLANVDHIKFDLEIAVEQQLGAQPLPFPGMDKSGSAVCEFFMRAACVKGGMCPFRHISGEKTVVCKHWLRGLCKKGDQCEFLHEYDMTKMPECYFYSKFGECSNKECPFLHIDPESKIKDCPWYDRGFCKHGPDCRHRHTRRVICVNYLVGFCPEGKNCKFMHPRFELPMGASEQPPLPLQNQNQTKTVPTIGRSSLSLIQLTNSSPGQRMQNNISHPVQQNNLAANRGPRPLDQVTCYKCGEKGHYANKCTKGHLAFLSGQ is encoded by the exons ATGCAGGACCTACTGGCTAATGTGGATCACATCAAGTTTGATCTGGAGATCGccgtggagcagcagctgggggCGCAGCCACTGCCCTTCCCAGGCATGGACA AGTCCGGGTCTGCTGTGTGCGAGTTCTTCATGAGAGCAGCTTGTGTGAAAG GTGGGATGTGTCCGTTCCGTCACATCAGTGGAGAGAAGACTGTGGTGTGTAAACACTGGCTTAGAGGACTGTGCAAGAAGGGGGACCAGTGCGAGTTTCTTCACGAATATGACATGACCAAGATGCCTGAATGTTACTTCTACTCCAAGTTCG GCGAGTGCAGCAACAAAGAATGTCCCTTCCTGCACATCGACCCCGAGTCCAAAATCAAAGACTGTCCGTGGTATGACCGAGGCTTCTGCAAACACG gtcccgactgcagacacagacacacaagaagaGTTATCTGTGTCAACTACCTGGTGGGCTTCTGTCCGGAGGGGAAAAACTGTAAATTTATGCA CCCCAGATTTGAGTTGCCTATGGGTGCATCTGAACAGCCTCCTCTGCCACTGCAAAACCAGAACCAGACAAAG ACTGTACCGACCATCGGCCGCTCGTCACTCTCCTTAATTCAGCTGACCAACTCCAGTCCAGGCCAGAGAATGCAGAACAACATTTCACATCCTGTCCAGCAAAACAACCTGGCTGCCAACAGAGGACCTCGTCCACTGGACCAAGTCACCTGCTACAAG tgtggAGAGAAGGGCCACTATGCCAACAAATGCACTAAAGGCCACCTTGCCTTCCTGAGTGGACAGTAA
- the shmt1 gene encoding serine hydroxymethyltransferase, cytosolic, translated as MSLTNGQHVSKETWDSHNKMMQEPLAISDTEVFSIIKKEKHRQTYGLELIASENFASRAVLEALGSCMNNKYSEGYPGQRYYGGTEHVDELERLCQKRALEAFGLDSEKWGVNVQPYSGSPANFAVYTAVVEPHGRIMGLDLPDGGHLTHGFMTEKKKISATSIFFESMPYKVNPETGYIDYDRLQENARLFHPRLIIAGTSCHSRNLDYARLKQIANENGAYLMGDMAHISGLVAAGVVPSPFEHCDIVSTTTHKTLRGCRAGVIFYRKGVRSIDAKGKETLYNLESLINQAVFPGLQGGPHNHAIAGVAVALKQAMTPEFKAYQLQVLANCRALSSALIDHGYKIVTGGSDNHLILLDLRSKGTDGGRAEKVLEACAIACNKNTCPGDKSALRPSGLRFGSPALTSRGLTEKDFKKVAEFIHRGIELTLEVQGSLDPKATLKEFIQALAQGEKFQQRVAEIRAEVEAFAGQFPMPGLPEL; from the exons ATGTCTTTAACCAACGGCCAACATGTGAGCAAAGAAACATGGGATTCACACAACAAAATGATGCAGGAGCCACTGGCCATCAGCGACACTGAG GTGTTTTCTATCATTAAAAAAGAGAAGCACAGACAGACGTACGGACTGGAGCTGATAGCATCTGAGAACTTTGCCAGCAGAGCAGTTCTTGAGGCTCTGGGTTCCTGCATGAACAACAAGTATTCTGAGGGATATCCTGGGCAGAG atacTATGGGGGTACAGAGCATGTTGATGAGCTGGAGAGACTCTGTCAGAAGAGGGCGCTGGAGGCCTTTGGGCTGGACTCAGAGAAATGGGGCGTCAATGTGCAGCCATACTCAG GTTCACCTGCTAACTTTGCGGTCTACACGGCTGTCGTGGAGCCGCACGGCAGGATCATGGGACTGGACCTGCCCGATGGAGGTCACCTGACACACGGCTTCATGAcggaaaagaagaaaatctcAGCAACATCCATCTTCTTTGAGTCCATGCCGTATAAG GTGAATCCAGAAACTGGCTACATCGACTATGACAGACTGCAAGAGAATGCTCGTCTGTTTCACCCCAGACTCATCATTGCAG GAACGAGCTGCCATTCCCGTAACCTTGACTACGCCCGCTTGAAGCAAATTGCTAATGAGAACGGAGCGTATCTGATGGGAGACATGGCTCACATCAGTGGATTAGTGGCTGCTGGAGTGGTGCCCTCACCCTTTGAACATTGTGACATTGtttccacaacaacacacaagacCCTGAGAGGGTGCCGCGCTGGAGTCATCTTCTACAGGAAAG GCGTGCGGAGCATTGATGCCAAAGGAAAGGAGACTCTGTATAACTTGGAGTCTTTGATCAACCAGGCGGTGTTTCCTGGGCTGCAGGGAGGACCCCACAACCATGCTATTGCAG GTGTTGCTGTTGCTCTGAAACAAGCGATGACTCCAGAGTTCAAGGCCTACCAGCTGCAGGTTCTTGCTAACTGCAGAGCTCTGTCCAGTGCTCTCATAGACCACGGATACAAGATCGTCACTG GAGGCTCTGACAACCATCTGATCCTGTTGGACCTGCGCAGCAAAGGAACTGATGGAGGACGAGCTGAGAAGGTCCTGGAAGCCTGCGCCATTGCTTGTAATAAGAACACCTGTCCAG gagataAGAGTGCTTTGCGGCCCAGCGGTTTGAGGTTCGGCTCTCCTGCTCTGACCTCCAGAGGCCTGACGGAGAAGGACTTTAAGAAAGTGGCCGAGTTCATTCACAGAG GCATTGAGCTGACCCTTGAGGTGCAGGGAAGCCTGGATCCCAAAGCCACTCTGAAGGAGTTCATCCAGGCTTTGGCCCAGGGAGAGAAGTTCCAGCAGCGTGTGGCTGAGATCAGGGCCGAGGTGGAGGCCTTTGCCGGGCAGTTCCCCATGCCTGGCCTCCCTGAGCTGTAG